From one Lysinibacillus sp. G4S2 genomic stretch:
- a CDS encoding SE1832 family protein, whose product MPLKSDIEYQIKELKMDYMNLQGDIEKLESTGHNDQVAKAEQRLANMEATLAELNKQLAEL is encoded by the coding sequence GTGCCATTAAAAAGTGATATTGAATATCAAATTAAAGAGCTAAAAATGGATTATATGAATTTACAAGGCGACATCGAAAAACTTGAATCTACAGGTCATAATGATCAAGTGGCAAAAGCAGAGCAACGCCTTGCGAATATGGAAGCAACGCTAGCGGAGTTAAATAAACAATTAGCAGAACTTTAA